A portion of the Paenibacillus marchantiae genome contains these proteins:
- a CDS encoding carbohydrate ABC transporter permease — translation MMISRLLSLEQWKSWLWSVVRFTLITGLSFVILFPIFQKISTSIKDKSDLYSAVVVWIPQNFSIENFKQAIRVMDYWATLLNTFALSATTTILTTLSCALAGYGFARLKFKGSNLLFAGVILTILVPPTTILIPVYLNLKSFDLMGLMTLIAGKPANLLNTYWPFILTAITANSLKAGLYIFIFRQFFRGIPKEVEEAAYVDGAGISRTFARIMLPNAIPSIVTVLLFSFVWQWNDSFYTTTYLTSSKVMSTQLSSLPYNLAQQVSDGASKADPFYLSMIQDTGILLAILPLIIIYLFVQRYFVESVERTGIVG, via the coding sequence TTGATGATTTCAAGGTTGCTGTCACTTGAGCAGTGGAAGAGCTGGCTGTGGTCCGTTGTGCGGTTCACGCTGATTACCGGGCTCTCCTTCGTGATCCTGTTTCCGATATTTCAGAAAATATCGACGTCCATCAAGGATAAGAGCGACCTGTATTCGGCCGTCGTGGTCTGGATTCCGCAAAATTTCTCCATCGAGAATTTCAAGCAGGCCATTCGTGTTATGGATTATTGGGCCACCTTGCTCAATACGTTTGCACTGTCTGCAACAACGACCATTTTGACGACGCTCTCCTGCGCACTCGCTGGATACGGGTTTGCCCGCTTGAAATTCAAAGGGAGCAATCTGTTGTTTGCGGGAGTCATCCTGACCATTCTAGTTCCGCCAACGACCATCCTGATTCCGGTGTACCTGAATTTGAAGAGCTTTGATCTGATGGGACTGATGACGCTGATCGCTGGCAAACCCGCAAATCTGCTGAATACGTACTGGCCGTTTATTCTGACTGCCATAACGGCCAATTCGCTCAAGGCAGGGCTGTATATTTTCATCTTCCGCCAGTTTTTCAGAGGCATTCCCAAGGAAGTGGAGGAAGCGGCTTACGTTGATGGTGCTGGCATCAGCCGCACTTTTGCACGCATCATGCTGCCCAATGCGATACCGTCGATTGTTACGGTGCTGTTATTTTCCTTCGTTTGGCAATGGAATGACAGCTTCTATACGACAACCTATCTGACGTCCAGCAAAGTGATGTCCACCCAGCTGTCCTCGCTACCGTATAATCTGGCCCAGCAGGTAAGCGATGGTGCATCCAAAGCCGATCCTTTTTATCTAAGCATGATACAGGATACCGGGATTTTACTGGCCATCTTGCCTTTGATCATCATCTACCTGTTTGTACAGCGTTATTTCGTGGAGAGTGTTGAACGCACGGGCATCGTTGGATGA
- a CDS encoding carbohydrate ABC transporter permease, producing MKALLKRKWGRRTYAQQKAAWGVIYVLPWLIGFVLFFFVPLLASLRYSLSSIQANAQGISIQFTGLANYIQALTVNTSFNRALIGSITDVFVNVPLIVIFSLFLAVILNQKFPGRAIARSIFFLPVILASGVIMALESTSLIEAVNQSSMGGSALGTFEIENLMLDAGLGEWVVMYLSGAVDRIYQIVSQSGVQILIFLAGIQTISPQLYEASKMEGATGYEAFWKITIPMVSPLIFVNVIYTIVDSFANNAMTTLIRDTGFVKFDFGLSSAMAWVYFVAIAVILVIVSLIFSKRVFYQD from the coding sequence CTGAAAGCGCTACTGAAACGAAAGTGGGGACGCCGAACCTATGCTCAGCAGAAGGCGGCCTGGGGAGTGATCTATGTGCTTCCCTGGCTTATCGGCTTTGTCCTGTTCTTCTTTGTTCCGCTGCTGGCTTCCCTGCGCTACAGCCTGAGTTCAATTCAGGCGAACGCGCAGGGCATATCCATCCAGTTCACAGGTCTCGCCAACTATATTCAGGCGCTGACGGTCAATACCAGCTTCAACCGAGCGCTGATCGGATCCATAACGGATGTATTCGTCAATGTGCCGCTCATCGTTATATTCAGCCTGTTCCTTGCCGTCATTCTCAATCAGAAGTTTCCGGGGCGGGCCATAGCGCGGTCAATCTTTTTTCTGCCGGTGATTTTGGCATCAGGCGTCATCATGGCACTGGAAAGCACCAGTCTGATCGAGGCCGTTAACCAGAGCAGTATGGGTGGCAGTGCCCTGGGCACATTTGAGATCGAAAACCTGATGCTGGACGCGGGGCTGGGCGAGTGGGTTGTCATGTATCTGAGCGGCGCCGTAGATCGCATTTATCAGATCGTCAGTCAATCAGGCGTGCAGATTCTTATCTTTTTGGCAGGCATCCAAACCATATCGCCCCAGCTGTACGAGGCATCCAAAATGGAAGGGGCTACGGGGTATGAAGCCTTTTGGAAAATTACGATCCCTATGGTCAGCCCACTTATTTTCGTTAACGTGATCTATACCATTGTCGATTCCTTTGCCAACAATGCTATGACTACCCTCATTCGTGATACAGGCTTTGTCAAATTTGATTTTGGACTGAGTTCAGCCATGGCGTGGGTGTACTTCGTGGCAATTGCCGTCATTCTGGTCATCGTATCACTTATTTTCTCCAAACGTGTCTTCTATCAAGATTAG
- a CDS encoding DUF5696 domain-containing protein, giving the protein MAKKMIAILLVFGLLLGGCQPASMPEPRMSASSDEQAEVPALPPGEKLASSFNDTRLPGMIGLAQNEALQLFIQEETAEIAVIHKQSGQIWRSNPEKRKLDTLAAGINKDLLSSQAKLSFYNSLGQSSSVNSYTDSVAHQQISYEVLPNGVRVNYEFGSNESSIEDLPVKISKERFEQKLLAALDKAGQRALKVGYAEDKDEGVYVRIDKAMQGLQLTRALKAFETAGYTPEDLELDNVEHGIEQEKSGPRMFMLSIEYELDDETLVVRVPASGIHFPEQYPINSISVLDYFGAGAADEEGSLFVPDGSGALIHFNNGKVQYPAYQQDVYGPDLTMKLREVDSTEEKARLPVFGLIHSGGAFLGIIEEGAATAVVNADISGKLNSYNNVYPSFYVVNKSDVTLQASDMVRTLPKFQKKPTASDFVVRYAFAGAEDASYSGLASLYRDYLTRTDGLPPKQTAEGEKGIPFYLKLVGSMTTQKHLLGIPYESNEALTTFEEAQQILSELKEKHVSNIQVRYAGWFNGGLLHRLPDSIKVDGAVGGRKGMQAFSDYTREAGIGFYPDIAVLNVHAKSGFKPSSEASRTLTQEPAVLYPMDPATQRRDRDRQPVYILSPNLLGDVTEDMLKALQPYETGGLSMRDLAEQLNSDMNPKKLLDRTGAQVAVTEALKQITQQGMPLVAEGGNAYALPYVTGLTDAPMSSSHFKLEDEEIPFFQLVVHGGISYTGAAYNLSTYTDARQYVLKLVEYGASPYFTWFNAPNHVVKETDYDDLYAAHYEQWMDLAAEMYEEVNQANRSFAGLNMVAHEKLAEGVFQTTYENGGFALVNYNDFPVEAAGRTVEAKSYVTGGEQL; this is encoded by the coding sequence GTGGCTAAAAAAATGATCGCGATCCTGCTCGTATTCGGCCTGCTTCTTGGCGGGTGTCAGCCCGCTTCCATGCCTGAACCCAGGATGTCTGCGAGCTCGGATGAACAAGCGGAAGTGCCTGCGCTGCCGCCCGGAGAGAAGCTGGCCTCATCCTTCAACGATACACGTCTTCCGGGCATGATCGGGCTTGCCCAGAATGAAGCGCTGCAGCTGTTCATCCAGGAAGAGACAGCCGAGATTGCGGTGATTCACAAGCAGAGCGGGCAGATCTGGCGCAGCAATCCGGAAAAGCGCAAATTGGATACGCTTGCGGCGGGCATCAACAAGGACCTGCTGTCTTCGCAGGCCAAGCTCAGCTTTTATAACAGTCTGGGACAGAGCAGCTCGGTTAACTCCTATACGGATAGTGTAGCCCACCAGCAGATAAGCTACGAAGTATTGCCAAATGGCGTTCGGGTGAACTACGAGTTTGGCAGTAATGAGAGCTCCATAGAGGATTTGCCTGTGAAAATCAGCAAGGAGCGCTTCGAGCAGAAGCTGCTTGCCGCGCTCGATAAGGCCGGGCAGCGTGCCTTAAAGGTCGGCTATGCCGAGGACAAGGACGAAGGCGTCTACGTCCGAATCGACAAGGCGATGCAGGGACTTCAGCTAACGCGTGCCCTCAAGGCTTTTGAGACAGCCGGTTACACACCAGAGGACCTTGAACTGGACAATGTCGAGCATGGCATCGAGCAGGAAAAAAGCGGACCACGCATGTTTATGTTATCCATCGAATACGAGCTGGATGACGAAACACTGGTCGTACGCGTGCCGGCATCCGGCATTCATTTTCCCGAGCAATATCCGATCAATAGCATATCGGTGCTGGATTATTTCGGTGCTGGTGCAGCGGACGAAGAAGGTTCCCTGTTTGTACCCGACGGTTCGGGAGCACTCATTCATTTCAACAATGGCAAGGTTCAATATCCCGCCTATCAGCAGGACGTGTATGGACCGGACCTGACGATGAAGCTTCGTGAAGTGGACTCGACTGAGGAAAAGGCCAGGCTGCCGGTTTTCGGACTGATTCACTCGGGCGGTGCGTTCCTGGGCATCATCGAGGAAGGTGCGGCTACAGCCGTTGTTAATGCGGATATCAGCGGAAAACTGAATAGCTACAACAATGTGTATCCAAGCTTTTACGTTGTGAACAAAAGTGATGTGACGCTTCAGGCGAGCGACATGGTACGGACACTGCCCAAGTTCCAGAAGAAGCCGACGGCATCCGATTTTGTCGTTCGTTACGCCTTTGCCGGAGCAGAGGATGCGTCCTATTCCGGTCTTGCCTCTCTGTACCGGGATTATTTAACCCGGACGGACGGCCTTCCGCCGAAGCAAACGGCTGAGGGAGAAAAGGGCATTCCGTTTTACCTGAAGCTTGTCGGCAGTATGACCACCCAAAAACACCTGCTGGGTATACCTTACGAATCGAATGAGGCGTTGACCACGTTTGAAGAGGCGCAGCAAATCTTGTCCGAGCTCAAAGAAAAACACGTATCCAACATTCAGGTGCGCTACGCGGGCTGGTTCAACGGAGGACTCCTTCATCGTTTGCCGGATTCCATCAAGGTGGATGGGGCGGTGGGAGGACGTAAAGGCATGCAGGCATTTAGCGACTATACCCGTGAGGCCGGGATCGGCTTTTATCCTGATATAGCGGTCCTAAACGTGCATGCGAAGAGCGGCTTCAAGCCTTCCTCGGAAGCTTCCCGAACACTCACGCAGGAGCCAGCGGTTCTATATCCGATGGACCCGGCAACACAGCGGCGTGACCGGGATCGACAACCGGTATATATCCTTTCTCCAAACCTGCTGGGTGATGTGACCGAAGACATGCTAAAAGCACTCCAGCCATATGAGACAGGCGGCTTGTCTATGCGTGATCTGGCCGAGCAGCTGAATAGCGATATGAATCCGAAAAAACTGCTGGACCGAACCGGAGCGCAAGTTGCTGTCACGGAGGCATTGAAGCAAATTACACAGCAGGGGATGCCTCTTGTGGCGGAGGGTGGGAATGCTTATGCGCTGCCATATGTGACGGGGTTGACGGATGCGCCGATGTCCAGCAGCCACTTCAAGCTGGAGGATGAAGAGATTCCGTTCTTCCAACTGGTTGTTCACGGTGGCATCAGCTACACCGGAGCAGCCTACAATCTGTCAACGTATACCGATGCAAGACAATATGTGTTGAAGCTTGTTGAGTATGGAGCAAGCCCCTACTTCACATGGTTCAACGCGCCGAACCATGTCGTGAAGGAAACGGATTACGACGATCTGTACGCCGCCCATTACGAGCAGTGGATGGACCTGGCAGCCGAGATGTATGAAGAGGTCAATCAGGCCAATCGTTCATTCGCCGGGCTGAACATGGTCGCACACGAGAAGCTGGCTGAAGGGGTATTTCAAACGACATACGAAAACGGAGGCTTCGCTCTGGTGAATTATAACGACTTCCCCGTGGAGGCAGCAGGCCGAACCGTAGAAGCCAAAAGTTACGTGACAGGTGGTGAGCAGCTCTGA
- a CDS encoding Yip1 family protein gives MQASSRQLIQYPLHLIFHPFDGYWELKYERNQRTTLMIALAILGLLTITTILQAQYSGFLVNFNNPKRLNSLLEMVYVIVPVLFWCTANWSLTTLMDGEGKFSEIFMSTCFALVPLILIQFPWIWLSLIISGQETAFYYFFNMAATAWTVYLLFVGNMTVHQYSPAKTVLTMLLTLVAMAFMAFLCLLFFSLVQQIVSFAATIYQELVLRG, from the coding sequence ATGCAGGCATCAAGTAGACAGCTGATCCAATATCCGCTGCATCTCATATTTCATCCGTTTGACGGGTATTGGGAACTGAAATACGAGCGGAATCAGAGAACAACGCTGATGATCGCATTGGCCATTTTGGGTTTGTTGACAATAACAACGATCCTTCAGGCCCAATACAGTGGCTTCCTGGTTAATTTCAATAACCCGAAACGATTGAACAGCCTGCTGGAAATGGTCTATGTCATTGTTCCGGTGCTGTTCTGGTGTACAGCGAACTGGTCGCTCACCACGCTTATGGACGGAGAGGGCAAATTCTCGGAAATTTTCATGTCCACGTGTTTTGCACTGGTTCCGCTGATTTTGATTCAGTTTCCTTGGATTTGGCTCAGCCTGATCATTTCCGGGCAGGAAACCGCCTTTTATTATTTCTTTAACATGGCTGCCACGGCTTGGACGGTATACCTGTTATTTGTCGGCAATATGACGGTGCATCAATACTCACCCGCCAAAACGGTGCTGACCATGCTTCTGACGTTGGTTGCCATGGCCTTCATGGCATTTCTCTGCCTGCTGTTCTTCAGTCTGGTGCAGCAGATTGTGTCCTTTGCAGCCACCATCTATCAGGAACTTGTACTCCGGGGCTAA
- a CDS encoding SMP-30/gluconolactonase/LRE family protein — MWKKCGWLTMGLACLLCLGNAAATAFADGQTDAYNYSYWGEAVRSPAAYEATRIVTGTELKIGTFKEPNDMHVTADERVYVLDSGNSRIVELDRELKLRRVIDSFDHDGQKDYFKNPQGLYVSGNGQLLVADSDHQRVVHLDEQGQLIKIVEQPQSDLLKADFQFKPLRVVMDKGERIYVMAEGVFDGFMEFNSDGSFASFIGANRVSVDPVEYLWKRFATRQQRSQMVMFTPTEFTNMDIDEEGFIYATSGDQKGLPIKKLNAQGADILRREGYYPPQGDLLYTNEKGPSRLVDVDVGDSDMYSVLDAKMGRVFTYNGDGYLLHMFGGIGNRLGQFNTPVSLERAGDRMLVLDKALGEITVFQTTEYGRTLHEAVRSYFNGDEKGSAASFAKAADMNANLEYAYAGIGKALLRQKDYAESAQYFKRSMEREGYSKAFLLFRKELLREHFSWIMSGLFLIVAVLVTVTIVRRQRRGTTNAGIK; from the coding sequence ATGTGGAAAAAATGCGGATGGCTCACGATGGGCCTTGCCTGCCTCCTGTGCTTGGGAAATGCGGCGGCAACGGCTTTTGCCGATGGTCAAACGGACGCGTACAACTACTCCTACTGGGGAGAAGCGGTTCGCTCTCCTGCCGCGTATGAGGCAACCCGAATAGTGACAGGCACGGAGCTGAAGATTGGCACATTCAAAGAACCGAACGACATGCATGTCACAGCCGATGAGCGGGTTTACGTGCTGGATTCGGGCAACAGTCGAATCGTCGAGCTGGATCGGGAATTGAAGCTGAGACGAGTTATCGATTCATTTGATCATGACGGACAGAAGGATTATTTCAAAAATCCGCAGGGATTGTATGTATCCGGCAATGGGCAGCTGCTCGTTGCGGATTCGGATCATCAGCGGGTGGTTCATCTGGATGAGCAGGGGCAGTTGATCAAAATTGTGGAGCAGCCGCAATCCGACCTGCTGAAAGCGGACTTTCAATTCAAGCCGCTCCGGGTTGTTATGGATAAAGGCGAACGGATTTACGTCATGGCTGAAGGTGTTTTTGACGGCTTCATGGAGTTTAATTCCGACGGTTCCTTTGCCTCGTTTATCGGAGCCAACAGGGTATCGGTCGACCCGGTGGAGTATCTTTGGAAACGATTCGCAACCCGTCAACAGCGCAGCCAGATGGTCATGTTCACACCAACCGAGTTCACCAATATGGACATTGACGAAGAAGGATTCATCTATGCAACGAGCGGGGACCAGAAGGGATTACCGATTAAGAAACTGAATGCGCAGGGCGCGGACATCCTGAGAAGGGAAGGCTACTATCCGCCGCAGGGGGATTTGTTGTACACCAATGAGAAAGGGCCTTCCCGGCTGGTTGATGTGGACGTGGGGGACAGCGATATGTATTCCGTGCTTGATGCCAAGATGGGGCGAGTGTTTACCTATAACGGAGATGGATATTTGCTCCACATGTTCGGAGGCATCGGCAACCGGTTGGGACAATTCAACACTCCTGTTTCGCTGGAGCGTGCAGGAGACCGCATGCTTGTGCTGGACAAAGCGCTCGGCGAGATCACTGTATTTCAAACGACAGAATATGGACGCACACTGCATGAAGCGGTGCGAAGCTATTTCAACGGAGACGAGAAAGGATCTGCGGCAAGCTTTGCGAAAGCGGCAGATATGAATGCCAATCTTGAATACGCCTACGCAGGAATCGGAAAAGCGCTGCTGCGTCAGAAGGATTATGCAGAATCTGCGCAATATTTTAAGCGAAGCATGGAACGGGAAGGGTATTCCAAAGCATTTCTTCTGTTTCGCAAAGAGCTGCTCCGCGAGCATTTCTCATGGATCATGTCGGGACTGTTTCTGATTGTTGCCGTGCTGGTAACCGTGACCATCGTTCGCAGACAGAGAAGGGGGACAACAAATGCAGGCATCAAGTAG
- a CDS encoding carbohydrate ABC transporter permease, which translates to MTSKVRAVFGMSRKLNRSFTVSLMLFALLALFGSFMVLPLIYTVNNAFKPLDELFIFPPRFWVNNPTTENFADLINLMGNSWVPLTRYIANTLIITLLGTAGHILLASAAAYPLAKYRFPGSKVLFTIVILSLMFSPHVTAIPNYMVMSWLGWINTHASIIVPSLAFSLGLFLMKQFMEQIPDALLEAAKIDGANEYRIFWSIVMPNVKPAWLTLMILQFPALWGTDGGSFIYSENLKTLHYALSQIIQGGIARAGVGAAVALLLMIVPIVLFIISQSSVMQTMATSGMKE; encoded by the coding sequence ATGACCAGCAAGGTACGCGCCGTCTTCGGCATGTCCAGAAAACTGAATCGGTCATTTACCGTCAGCCTGATGTTGTTTGCACTGCTGGCTCTGTTTGGTTCATTCATGGTATTGCCGCTGATCTACACGGTTAACAATGCCTTCAAACCGCTGGATGAGCTGTTTATTTTTCCGCCGCGCTTTTGGGTGAACAATCCGACGACAGAAAATTTTGCAGACCTGATCAATCTGATGGGTAACTCCTGGGTTCCTTTAACCAGATACATTGCCAATACGCTGATTATTACGCTGCTCGGAACGGCAGGCCATATTCTGCTGGCTTCCGCAGCCGCATACCCGCTGGCCAAATACCGGTTTCCCGGTTCAAAGGTGCTGTTTACCATCGTCATCCTGTCCCTGATGTTCTCACCACACGTCACGGCGATTCCAAACTACATGGTGATGTCCTGGCTAGGATGGATCAATACACATGCGTCCATTATTGTCCCTTCGCTCGCCTTTTCCCTGGGTCTCTTCCTGATGAAGCAGTTCATGGAGCAGATTCCAGATGCACTGCTGGAGGCCGCAAAAATCGACGGGGCCAACGAATACCGGATATTCTGGAGTATCGTGATGCCCAATGTGAAGCCAGCCTGGCTCACGCTTATGATTTTACAGTTTCCGGCGTTGTGGGGGACCGATGGCGGAAGCTTCATTTACAGTGAAAATCTGAAAACACTGCATTATGCGCTCAGTCAAATTATCCAGGGAGGAATTGCCCGTGCAGGCGTCGGCGCTGCGGTAGCGCTTCTGCTCATGATCGTGCCGATCGTCCTGTTCATCATCTCCCAGAGCAGTGTCATGCAGACAATGGCAACTTCCGGTATGAAAGAGTAG
- a CDS encoding carbohydrate ABC transporter permease — MQAEITKTPAAPAINARQASRWSLLKRDLYLSRHYYVLMAPFMLIFFLFTVIPVGLSLGLSFFHFNMLELPRFVGWQNYSRLFLNDDVFLIALKNTLLFAVITGPVSYIACFLFAWIINELSPKIRAIMTLVFYAPSISGNVFFIWLIIFSGDSYGYMNGFLMRLGVILEPILWLANEKYVLAIVILVQLWLSLGTSFLAFIAGLQTIDRSLVEAGTVDGIKNRWQELWYITLPSMRPQLMFGAVMQITASFAVAEISIALAGFPSVNYAAHTVVTHLMDYGTIRFEMGYASAIATVLFAMMLGTNILTQKMLRKIGE; from the coding sequence TTGCAGGCAGAAATCACCAAGACACCCGCTGCGCCTGCCATCAACGCTAGGCAAGCGAGCAGGTGGTCCCTTTTGAAAAGGGATTTGTACCTAAGCAGACACTATTACGTACTGATGGCACCGTTTATGCTGATCTTTTTCTTGTTTACGGTCATTCCGGTCGGACTCTCGCTGGGCCTCAGTTTTTTTCACTTCAATATGCTGGAGCTGCCCCGATTTGTCGGCTGGCAAAATTACTCGCGGCTGTTCCTGAACGACGATGTTTTTTTGATCGCCCTTAAAAATACACTGCTATTTGCCGTTATTACGGGTCCAGTCAGCTATATTGCCTGCTTTTTGTTTGCGTGGATCATCAACGAGCTGTCGCCCAAAATTCGGGCCATCATGACGCTTGTGTTCTATGCACCTTCCATTTCAGGCAACGTTTTTTTCATCTGGCTGATCATTTTTTCGGGAGACAGCTATGGATATATGAACGGCTTTCTGATGCGCCTCGGCGTTATTCTGGAGCCAATCCTGTGGCTTGCAAATGAGAAGTACGTGCTGGCGATCGTCATCCTCGTACAGCTGTGGCTCAGCCTTGGCACGAGCTTTCTCGCCTTTATTGCGGGTCTCCAGACCATCGACCGATCGCTGGTTGAAGCGGGCACTGTGGATGGCATCAAAAACCGCTGGCAGGAGCTATGGTACATTACACTGCCTTCCATGAGACCGCAGCTTATGTTCGGCGCAGTGATGCAAATTACAGCCTCGTTCGCCGTCGCCGAAATCTCCATCGCGCTGGCTGGCTTTCCAAGCGTCAACTATGCGGCACATACCGTCGTAACACATCTGATGGACTACGGCACCATCCGTTTCGAGATGGGCTATGCGTCCGCCATTGCGACTGTTTTGTTCGCCATGATGCTCGGAACGAACATACTGACACAAAAAATGCTGAGAAAGATAGGTGAATGA